From Mus musculus strain C57BL/6J chromosome 17, GRCm38.p6 C57BL/6J, the proteins below share one genomic window:
- the Pkmyt1 gene encoding membrane-associated tyrosine- and threonine-specific cdc2-inhibitory kinase isoform X2 yields MTPGTCGPHDLHVDNTTCVWQRSGSLVGHRTKCCLSGHIALCSDPLALAMTMPTEGTPPPLSGTPIPVPAYFRHAEPGFSLKRPGGLSRSLPPRPPAKGCIPVSRLFPPRTPGWHQPQPRRVSFLCETSEPLQSPGYDPSRPESFFQQNFQRLSRLGHGSYGEVFKVRSKEDGRLYAVKRYMSPFRGPKDRTRKLAEVGGHEKVGQHPHCVRLERAWEEGGILYLQTELCGPSLQQHCEAWGASLPEAQVWGYLRDILLALDHLHSQGLVHLDVKPANIFLGPRGRCKLGDFGLLVELGSAGAGEAQEGDPRYMAPELLQGSYGTAADVFSLGLTILEVACNMELPHGGEGWQQLRQGYLPPEFTAGLSSELRSVLAMMLEPDPQLRATAEALLALPMLRQPRPWNVLWYMAAEALSRGWALWQALVTLLCWLWHGLVHPASWLQPPGPPATPPGSPPCSPLLDSTLSSSWDNDSIGPSLSPETVLSRITRRTSTPRGRDALDLTDVDSEPPRGPCPTFEPRNLLSLFEDSLDPA; encoded by the exons ATGACTCCAG GTACTTGTGGCCCACACGACCTTCATGTGGACAATACAACGTGTGTGTGGCAAAGAAGTGGCTCTCTTGTGGGCCACAGGACCAAGTGCTGTTTGAGTGGACACATTGCTTTGTGCTCGGATCCTTTAGCGTTGGCCATGACCATGCCCACCGAGGGCACCCCACCACCCCTAAGTGGTACCCCCATCCCAGTTCCAGCTTACTTCCGACACGCAGAGCCTGGTTTCTCCCTCAAAAGGCCTGGGGGCCTCAGTCGGAGCCTCCCACCTCGGCCCCCTGCCAAGGGCTGCATCCCTGTCAGCCGTCTATTCCCCCCTCGCACCCCAGGCTGGCACCAGCCCCAGCCCCGGAGGGTGTCTTTCCTGTGTGAGACCTCAGAGCCCCTGCAGAGTCCTGGGTATGACCCGAGCCGGCCCGAGTCCTTCTTTCAGCAGAACTTCCAGAGGCTCAGCCGCCTGGGTCATGGCTCATATGGAGAAGTCTTCAAG GTGCGCTCTAAGGAAGATGGGCGACTCTATGCTGTTAAGCGCTACATGTCGCCATTCCGCGGCCCCAAAGACCGAACTCGTAAACTGGCTGAGGTAGGTGGCCATGAGAAAGTGGGGCAGCATCCACACTGCGTGAGACTGGAGCGGGCCTGGGAGGAGGGTGGCATCCTATACCTGCAGACAGAACTCTGCGGGCCCAGCCTGCAGCAACACTGTGAAGCCTGGGGGGCCAGCCTGCCAGAGGCCCAGGTCTGGGGCTACTTGCGGGACATTCTTCTGGCTCTGGACCATCTACATAGTCAAGGCCTAGTTCACCTTGATGTCAAGCCTGCCAACATCTTCTTGGGCCCCCGGGGCCGCTGCAAGCTGGGCGACTTTGGACTACTGGTGGAGCTGGGTTCAGCCGGTGCTGGCGAGGCCCAGGAGGGAGATCCTCGCTACATGGCCCCAGAACTGCTGCAGGGCTCTTATGGGACAGCAGCAGATGTGTTCAG TCTGGGTCTCACCATCTTGGAAGTGGCCTGTAACATGGAACTGCCCCATGGTGGGGAGGGCTGGCAGCAGCTGCGCCAGGGATACTTGCCCCCTGAGTTCACTGCTG GTCTGTCTTCTGAGCTGCGTTCTGTCCTCGCCATGATGCTGGAGCCTGACCCCCAGCTTCGAGCCACAGCTGAGGCCCTGTTGGCCTTACCCATGCTGAGGCAGCCACGTCCCTGGAATGTTCTGTGGTATATGGCTGCGGAAGCCCTAAGTCGAGGCTGGGCCCTGTGGCAG GCCCTGGTCACTCTGCTCTGCTGGCTCTGGCACGGGCTGGTGCATCCTGCCAGTTGGCTGCAGCCTCCAGGCCCACCGGCCACACCACCTGGCTCTCCACCTTGCAGCCCCCTCCTGGACAGCACCCTCTCCAGCAGCTGGGATAATGACAGCATAgg TCCCTCACTCTCCCCAGAGACCGTCCTGTCCCGGATCACTAGAAGAACCTCTACCCCTCGGGGCAG GGATGCCCTGGACCTAACTGATGTGGACTCAGAGCCTCCAAGAGGTCCCTGCCCCACCTTTGAGCCAAGGAACCTCCTCAGCCTGTTTGAGGACTCCCTAGACCCAGCCTGA
- the Pkmyt1 gene encoding membrane-associated tyrosine- and threonine-specific cdc2-inhibitory kinase isoform X1: MTPGTCGPHDLHVDNTTCVWQRSGSLVGHRTKCCLSGHIALCSDPLALAMTMPTEGTPPPLSGTPIPVPAYFRHAEPGFSLKRPGGLSRSLPPRPPAKGCIPVSRLFPPRTPGWHQPQPRRVSFLCETSEPLQSPGYDPSRPESFFQQNFQRLSRLGHGSYGEVFKVRSKEDGRLYAVKRYMSPFRGPKDRTRKLAEVGGHEKVGQHPHCVRLERAWEEGGILYLQTELCGPSLQQHCEAWGASLPEAQVWGYLRDILLALDHLHSQGLVHLDVKPANIFLGPRGRCKLGDFGLLVELGSAGAGEAQEGDPRYMAPELLQGSYGTAADVFSLGLTILEVACNMELPHGGEGWQQLRQGYLPPEFTAGLSSELRSVLAMMLEPDPQLRATAEALLALPMLRQPRPWNVLWYMAAEALSRGWALWQALVTLLCWLWHGLVHPASWLQPPGPPATPPGSPPCSPLLDSTLSSSWDNDSIGPSLSPETVLSRITRRTSTPRGRYIPRDALDLTDVDSEPPRGPCPTFEPRNLLSLFEDSLDPA; encoded by the exons ATGACTCCAG GTACTTGTGGCCCACACGACCTTCATGTGGACAATACAACGTGTGTGTGGCAAAGAAGTGGCTCTCTTGTGGGCCACAGGACCAAGTGCTGTTTGAGTGGACACATTGCTTTGTGCTCGGATCCTTTAGCGTTGGCCATGACCATGCCCACCGAGGGCACCCCACCACCCCTAAGTGGTACCCCCATCCCAGTTCCAGCTTACTTCCGACACGCAGAGCCTGGTTTCTCCCTCAAAAGGCCTGGGGGCCTCAGTCGGAGCCTCCCACCTCGGCCCCCTGCCAAGGGCTGCATCCCTGTCAGCCGTCTATTCCCCCCTCGCACCCCAGGCTGGCACCAGCCCCAGCCCCGGAGGGTGTCTTTCCTGTGTGAGACCTCAGAGCCCCTGCAGAGTCCTGGGTATGACCCGAGCCGGCCCGAGTCCTTCTTTCAGCAGAACTTCCAGAGGCTCAGCCGCCTGGGTCATGGCTCATATGGAGAAGTCTTCAAG GTGCGCTCTAAGGAAGATGGGCGACTCTATGCTGTTAAGCGCTACATGTCGCCATTCCGCGGCCCCAAAGACCGAACTCGTAAACTGGCTGAGGTAGGTGGCCATGAGAAAGTGGGGCAGCATCCACACTGCGTGAGACTGGAGCGGGCCTGGGAGGAGGGTGGCATCCTATACCTGCAGACAGAACTCTGCGGGCCCAGCCTGCAGCAACACTGTGAAGCCTGGGGGGCCAGCCTGCCAGAGGCCCAGGTCTGGGGCTACTTGCGGGACATTCTTCTGGCTCTGGACCATCTACATAGTCAAGGCCTAGTTCACCTTGATGTCAAGCCTGCCAACATCTTCTTGGGCCCCCGGGGCCGCTGCAAGCTGGGCGACTTTGGACTACTGGTGGAGCTGGGTTCAGCCGGTGCTGGCGAGGCCCAGGAGGGAGATCCTCGCTACATGGCCCCAGAACTGCTGCAGGGCTCTTATGGGACAGCAGCAGATGTGTTCAG TCTGGGTCTCACCATCTTGGAAGTGGCCTGTAACATGGAACTGCCCCATGGTGGGGAGGGCTGGCAGCAGCTGCGCCAGGGATACTTGCCCCCTGAGTTCACTGCTG GTCTGTCTTCTGAGCTGCGTTCTGTCCTCGCCATGATGCTGGAGCCTGACCCCCAGCTTCGAGCCACAGCTGAGGCCCTGTTGGCCTTACCCATGCTGAGGCAGCCACGTCCCTGGAATGTTCTGTGGTATATGGCTGCGGAAGCCCTAAGTCGAGGCTGGGCCCTGTGGCAG GCCCTGGTCACTCTGCTCTGCTGGCTCTGGCACGGGCTGGTGCATCCTGCCAGTTGGCTGCAGCCTCCAGGCCCACCGGCCACACCACCTGGCTCTCCACCTTGCAGCCCCCTCCTGGACAGCACCCTCTCCAGCAGCTGGGATAATGACAGCATAgg TCCCTCACTCTCCCCAGAGACCGTCCTGTCCCGGATCACTAGAAGAACCTCTACCCCTCGGGGCAGGTACATACCTAG GGATGCCCTGGACCTAACTGATGTGGACTCAGAGCCTCCAAGAGGTCCCTGCCCCACCTTTGAGCCAAGGAACCTCCTCAGCCTGTTTGAGGACTCCCTAGACCCAGCCTGA
- the Paqr4 gene encoding progestin and adipoQ receptor family member 4 isoform X1 produces MTMPWSQLGKDGWLGGTHCVACLVPPAASVLYHLFMCHQGGSPVYTRLLALDMCGVCLVNTLGALPIIHCTLACRPWLRPAALMGYTALSGVAGWRALTAPSTSARLRAFGWQAGARLLVFGARGVGLGSGAPGSLPCYLRMDALALLGGLVNVARLPERWGPGRFDYWGNSHQIMHLLSVGSILQLHAGVVPDLLWAAHHACPPD; encoded by the exons ATGACCATGCCCTGGAGTCAGCTGGGCAAGGATGGCTGGCTAGGAGGTACACACTGTGTGGCTTGCCTGGTGCCCCCTGCAGCCTCTGTGCTGTATCACCTCTTCATGTGCCACCAAGGAGGCAGTCCTGTGTACACCCGGCTCCTTGCCTTGGATATGTGTGGAGTCTGCCTTGTCAACACCCTTG gaGCCCTGCCCATCATCCACTGCACTCTGGCCTGCAGACCGTGGCTTCGCCCAGCTGCCCTGATGGGTTACACTGCACTGTCAGGTGTAGCCGGCTGGAGAGCTCTCACTGCCCCCTCCACCAGTGCCCGGCTTCGAGCCTTTGGTTGGCAAGCTGGGGCCCGCCTGCTGGTGTTTGGGGCCCGTGGAGTGGGGCTGGGCTCAGGGGCTCCAGGCTCTCTGCCCTGCTACCTGCGCATGGACGCACTGGCTCTGCTTGGAGGGCTGGTGAATGTGGCACGCCTGCCAGAGCGGTGGGGGCCTGGTCGCTTCGACTACTGGGGCAACTCCCACCAGATCATGCACTTGCTGAGTGTGGGCTCCATCCTCCAGCTCCATGCTGGGGTTGTGCCTGACCTGCTCTGGGCTGCACACCATGCCTGTCCCCCAGACTGA
- the Pkmyt1 gene encoding membrane-associated tyrosine- and threonine-specific cdc2-inhibitory kinase isoform X4: MSPFRGPKDRTRKLAEVGGHEKVGQHPHCVRLERAWEEGGILYLQTELCGPSLQQHCEAWGASLPEAQVWGYLRDILLALDHLHSQGLVHLDVKPANIFLGPRGRCKLGDFGLLVELGSAGAGEAQEGDPRYMAPELLQGSYGTAADVFSLGLTILEVACNMELPHGGEGWQQLRQGYLPPEFTAGLSSELRSVLAMMLEPDPQLRATAEALLALPMLRQPRPWNVLWYMAAEALSRGWALWQALVTLLCWLWHGLVHPASWLQPPGPPATPPGSPPCSPLLDSTLSSSWDNDSIGPSLSPETVLSRITRRTSTPRGRYIPRDALDLTDVDSEPPRGPCPTFEPRNLLSLFEDSLDPA, from the exons ATGTCGCCATTCCGCGGCCCCAAAGACCGAACTCGTAAACTGGCTGAGGTAGGTGGCCATGAGAAAGTGGGGCAGCATCCACACTGCGTGAGACTGGAGCGGGCCTGGGAGGAGGGTGGCATCCTATACCTGCAGACAGAACTCTGCGGGCCCAGCCTGCAGCAACACTGTGAAGCCTGGGGGGCCAGCCTGCCAGAGGCCCAGGTCTGGGGCTACTTGCGGGACATTCTTCTGGCTCTGGACCATCTACATAGTCAAGGCCTAGTTCACCTTGATGTCAAGCCTGCCAACATCTTCTTGGGCCCCCGGGGCCGCTGCAAGCTGGGCGACTTTGGACTACTGGTGGAGCTGGGTTCAGCCGGTGCTGGCGAGGCCCAGGAGGGAGATCCTCGCTACATGGCCCCAGAACTGCTGCAGGGCTCTTATGGGACAGCAGCAGATGTGTTCAG TCTGGGTCTCACCATCTTGGAAGTGGCCTGTAACATGGAACTGCCCCATGGTGGGGAGGGCTGGCAGCAGCTGCGCCAGGGATACTTGCCCCCTGAGTTCACTGCTG GTCTGTCTTCTGAGCTGCGTTCTGTCCTCGCCATGATGCTGGAGCCTGACCCCCAGCTTCGAGCCACAGCTGAGGCCCTGTTGGCCTTACCCATGCTGAGGCAGCCACGTCCCTGGAATGTTCTGTGGTATATGGCTGCGGAAGCCCTAAGTCGAGGCTGGGCCCTGTGGCAG GCCCTGGTCACTCTGCTCTGCTGGCTCTGGCACGGGCTGGTGCATCCTGCCAGTTGGCTGCAGCCTCCAGGCCCACCGGCCACACCACCTGGCTCTCCACCTTGCAGCCCCCTCCTGGACAGCACCCTCTCCAGCAGCTGGGATAATGACAGCATAgg TCCCTCACTCTCCCCAGAGACCGTCCTGTCCCGGATCACTAGAAGAACCTCTACCCCTCGGGGCAGGTACATACCTAG GGATGCCCTGGACCTAACTGATGTGGACTCAGAGCCTCCAAGAGGTCCCTGCCCCACCTTTGAGCCAAGGAACCTCCTCAGCCTGTTTGAGGACTCCCTAGACCCAGCCTGA
- the Pkmyt1 gene encoding membrane-associated tyrosine- and threonine-specific cdc2-inhibitory kinase isoform X5, translating into MTRAGPSPSFSRTSRGSAAWVMAHMEKSSRCALRKMGDSMLLSATCRHSAAPKTELVNWLSLGLTILEVACNMELPHGGEGWQQLRQGYLPPEFTAGLSSELRSVLAMMLEPDPQLRATAEALLALPMLRQPRPWNVLWYMAAEALSRGWALWQALVTLLCWLWHGLVHPASWLQPPGPPATPPGSPPCSPLLDSTLSSSWDNDSIGPSLSPETVLSRITRRTSTPRGRYIPRDALDLTDVDSEPPRGPCPTFEPRNLLSLFEDSLDPA; encoded by the exons ATGACCCGAGCCGGCCCGAGTCCTTCTTTCAGCAGAACTTCCAGAGGCTCAGCCGCCTGGGTCATGGCTCATATGGAGAAGTCTTCAAG GTGCGCTCTAAGGAAGATGGGCGACTCTATGCTGTTAAGCGCTACATGTCGCCATTCCGCGGCCCCAAAGACCGAACTCGTAAACTGGCTGAG TCTGGGTCTCACCATCTTGGAAGTGGCCTGTAACATGGAACTGCCCCATGGTGGGGAGGGCTGGCAGCAGCTGCGCCAGGGATACTTGCCCCCTGAGTTCACTGCTG GTCTGTCTTCTGAGCTGCGTTCTGTCCTCGCCATGATGCTGGAGCCTGACCCCCAGCTTCGAGCCACAGCTGAGGCCCTGTTGGCCTTACCCATGCTGAGGCAGCCACGTCCCTGGAATGTTCTGTGGTATATGGCTGCGGAAGCCCTAAGTCGAGGCTGGGCCCTGTGGCAG GCCCTGGTCACTCTGCTCTGCTGGCTCTGGCACGGGCTGGTGCATCCTGCCAGTTGGCTGCAGCCTCCAGGCCCACCGGCCACACCACCTGGCTCTCCACCTTGCAGCCCCCTCCTGGACAGCACCCTCTCCAGCAGCTGGGATAATGACAGCATAgg TCCCTCACTCTCCCCAGAGACCGTCCTGTCCCGGATCACTAGAAGAACCTCTACCCCTCGGGGCAGGTACATACCTAG GGATGCCCTGGACCTAACTGATGTGGACTCAGAGCCTCCAAGAGGTCCCTGCCCCACCTTTGAGCCAAGGAACCTCCTCAGCCTGTTTGAGGACTCCCTAGACCCAGCCTGA
- the Pkmyt1 gene encoding membrane-associated tyrosine- and threonine-specific cdc2-inhibitory kinase: MTMPTEGTPPPLSGTPIPVPAYFRHAEPGFSLKRPGGLSRSLPPRPPAKGCIPVSRLFPPRTPGWHQPQPRRVSFLCETSEPLQSPGYDPSRPESFFQQNFQRLSRLGHGSYGEVFKVRSKEDGRLYAVKRYMSPFRGPKDRTRKLAEVGGHEKVGQHPHCVRLERAWEEGGILYLQTELCGPSLQQHCEAWGASLPEAQVWGYLRDILLALDHLHSQGLVHLDVKPANIFLGPRGRCKLGDFGLLVELGSAGAGEAQEGDPRYMAPELLQGSYGTAADVFSLGLTILEVACNMELPHGGEGWQQLRQGYLPPEFTAGLSSELRSVLAMMLEPDPQLRATAEALLALPMLRQPRPWNVLWYMAAEALSRGWALWQALVTLLCWLWHGLVHPASWLQPPGPPATPPGSPPCSPLLDSTLSSSWDNDSIGPSLSPETVLSRITRRTSTPRGRYIPRDALDLTDVDSEPPRGPCPTFEPRNLLSLFEDSLDPA; encoded by the exons ATGACCATGCCCACCGAGGGCACCCCACCACCCCTAAGTGGTACCCCCATCCCAGTTCCAGCTTACTTCCGACACGCAGAGCCTGGTTTCTCCCTCAAAAGGCCTGGGGGCCTCAGTCGGAGCCTCCCACCTCGGCCCCCTGCCAAGGGCTGCATCCCTGTCAGCCGTCTATTCCCCCCTCGCACCCCAGGCTGGCACCAGCCCCAGCCCCGGAGGGTGTCTTTCCTGTGTGAGACCTCAGAGCCCCTGCAGAGTCCTGGGTATGACCCGAGCCGGCCCGAGTCCTTCTTTCAGCAGAACTTCCAGAGGCTCAGCCGCCTGGGTCATGGCTCATATGGAGAAGTCTTCAAG GTGCGCTCTAAGGAAGATGGGCGACTCTATGCTGTTAAGCGCTACATGTCGCCATTCCGCGGCCCCAAAGACCGAACTCGTAAACTGGCTGAGGTAGGTGGCCATGAGAAAGTGGGGCAGCATCCACACTGCGTGAGACTGGAGCGGGCCTGGGAGGAGGGTGGCATCCTATACCTGCAGACAGAACTCTGCGGGCCCAGCCTGCAGCAACACTGTGAAGCCTGGGGGGCCAGCCTGCCAGAGGCCCAGGTCTGGGGCTACTTGCGGGACATTCTTCTGGCTCTGGACCATCTACATAGTCAAGGCCTAGTTCACCTTGATGTCAAGCCTGCCAACATCTTCTTGGGCCCCCGGGGCCGCTGCAAGCTGGGCGACTTTGGACTACTGGTGGAGCTGGGTTCAGCCGGTGCTGGCGAGGCCCAGGAGGGAGATCCTCGCTACATGGCCCCAGAACTGCTGCAGGGCTCTTATGGGACAGCAGCAGATGTGTTCAG TCTGGGTCTCACCATCTTGGAAGTGGCCTGTAACATGGAACTGCCCCATGGTGGGGAGGGCTGGCAGCAGCTGCGCCAGGGATACTTGCCCCCTGAGTTCACTGCTG GTCTGTCTTCTGAGCTGCGTTCTGTCCTCGCCATGATGCTGGAGCCTGACCCCCAGCTTCGAGCCACAGCTGAGGCCCTGTTGGCCTTACCCATGCTGAGGCAGCCACGTCCCTGGAATGTTCTGTGGTATATGGCTGCGGAAGCCCTAAGTCGAGGCTGGGCCCTGTGGCAG GCCCTGGTCACTCTGCTCTGCTGGCTCTGGCACGGGCTGGTGCATCCTGCCAGTTGGCTGCAGCCTCCAGGCCCACCGGCCACACCACCTGGCTCTCCACCTTGCAGCCCCCTCCTGGACAGCACCCTCTCCAGCAGCTGGGATAATGACAGCATAgg TCCCTCACTCTCCCCAGAGACCGTCCTGTCCCGGATCACTAGAAGAACCTCTACCCCTCGGGGCAGGTACATACCTAG GGATGCCCTGGACCTAACTGATGTGGACTCAGAGCCTCCAAGAGGTCCCTGCCCCACCTTTGAGCCAAGGAACCTCCTCAGCCTGTTTGAGGACTCCCTAGACCCAGCCTGA
- the Pkmyt1 gene encoding membrane-associated tyrosine- and threonine-specific cdc2-inhibitory kinase isoform X3 gives MTMPTEGTPPPLSGTPIPVPAYFRHAEPGFSLKRPGGLSRSLPPRPPAKGCIPVSRLFPPRTPGWHQPQPRRVSFLCETSEPLQSPGYDPSRPESFFQQNFQRLSRLGHGSYGEVFKVRSKEDGRLYAVKRYMSPFRGPKDRTRKLAEVGGHEKVGQHPHCVRLERAWEEGGILYLQTELCGPSLQQHCEAWGASLPEAQVWGYLRDILLALDHLHSQGLVHLDVKPANIFLGPRGRCKLGDFGLLVELGSAGAGEAQEGDPRYMAPELLQGSYGTAADVFSLGLTILEVACNMELPHGGEGWQQLRQGYLPPEFTAGLSSELRSVLAMMLEPDPQLRATAEALLALPMLRQPRPWNVLWYMAAEALSRGWALWQALVTLLCWLWHGLVHPASWLQPPGPPATPPGSPPCSPLLDSTLSSSWDNDSIGPSLSPETVLSRITRRTSTPRGRDALDLTDVDSEPPRGPCPTFEPRNLLSLFEDSLDPA, from the exons ATGACCATGCCCACCGAGGGCACCCCACCACCCCTAAGTGGTACCCCCATCCCAGTTCCAGCTTACTTCCGACACGCAGAGCCTGGTTTCTCCCTCAAAAGGCCTGGGGGCCTCAGTCGGAGCCTCCCACCTCGGCCCCCTGCCAAGGGCTGCATCCCTGTCAGCCGTCTATTCCCCCCTCGCACCCCAGGCTGGCACCAGCCCCAGCCCCGGAGGGTGTCTTTCCTGTGTGAGACCTCAGAGCCCCTGCAGAGTCCTGGGTATGACCCGAGCCGGCCCGAGTCCTTCTTTCAGCAGAACTTCCAGAGGCTCAGCCGCCTGGGTCATGGCTCATATGGAGAAGTCTTCAAG GTGCGCTCTAAGGAAGATGGGCGACTCTATGCTGTTAAGCGCTACATGTCGCCATTCCGCGGCCCCAAAGACCGAACTCGTAAACTGGCTGAGGTAGGTGGCCATGAGAAAGTGGGGCAGCATCCACACTGCGTGAGACTGGAGCGGGCCTGGGAGGAGGGTGGCATCCTATACCTGCAGACAGAACTCTGCGGGCCCAGCCTGCAGCAACACTGTGAAGCCTGGGGGGCCAGCCTGCCAGAGGCCCAGGTCTGGGGCTACTTGCGGGACATTCTTCTGGCTCTGGACCATCTACATAGTCAAGGCCTAGTTCACCTTGATGTCAAGCCTGCCAACATCTTCTTGGGCCCCCGGGGCCGCTGCAAGCTGGGCGACTTTGGACTACTGGTGGAGCTGGGTTCAGCCGGTGCTGGCGAGGCCCAGGAGGGAGATCCTCGCTACATGGCCCCAGAACTGCTGCAGGGCTCTTATGGGACAGCAGCAGATGTGTTCAG TCTGGGTCTCACCATCTTGGAAGTGGCCTGTAACATGGAACTGCCCCATGGTGGGGAGGGCTGGCAGCAGCTGCGCCAGGGATACTTGCCCCCTGAGTTCACTGCTG GTCTGTCTTCTGAGCTGCGTTCTGTCCTCGCCATGATGCTGGAGCCTGACCCCCAGCTTCGAGCCACAGCTGAGGCCCTGTTGGCCTTACCCATGCTGAGGCAGCCACGTCCCTGGAATGTTCTGTGGTATATGGCTGCGGAAGCCCTAAGTCGAGGCTGGGCCCTGTGGCAG GCCCTGGTCACTCTGCTCTGCTGGCTCTGGCACGGGCTGGTGCATCCTGCCAGTTGGCTGCAGCCTCCAGGCCCACCGGCCACACCACCTGGCTCTCCACCTTGCAGCCCCCTCCTGGACAGCACCCTCTCCAGCAGCTGGGATAATGACAGCATAgg TCCCTCACTCTCCCCAGAGACCGTCCTGTCCCGGATCACTAGAAGAACCTCTACCCCTCGGGGCAG GGATGCCCTGGACCTAACTGATGTGGACTCAGAGCCTCCAAGAGGTCCCTGCCCCACCTTTGAGCCAAGGAACCTCCTCAGCCTGTTTGAGGACTCCCTAGACCCAGCCTGA
- the Paqr4 gene encoding progestin and adipoQ receptor family member 4 — translation MAFLTGPRLLDWASSPPHLQFNKFVLTGYRPASSGSGCLRSLFYLHNELGNIYTHGLALLGFLVLVPMTMPWSQLGKDGWLGGTHCVACLVPPAASVLYHLFMCHQGGSPVYTRLLALDMCGVCLVNTLGALPIIHCTLACRPWLRPAALMGYTALSGVAGWRALTAPSTSARLRAFGWQAGARLLVFGARGVGLGSGAPGSLPCYLRMDALALLGGLVNVARLPERWGPGRFDYWGNSHQIMHLLSVGSILQLHAGVVPDLLWAAHHACPPD, via the exons ATGGCATTCCTGACCGGGCCTCGTCTCCTGGACTGGGCTAGCTCGCCGCCGCACCTGCAGTTCAATAAGTTCGTATTAACCGGCTACCGGCCGGCCAGCAGCGGCTCGGGCTGTCTGCGCAGCCTTTTCTACCTACACAACGAGCTGGGCAACATCTACACACACG GGCTAGCCCTGCTGGGCTTCCTGGTGTTGGTGCCAATGACCATGCCCTGGAGTCAGCTGGGCAAGGATGGCTGGCTAGGAGGTACACACTGTGTGGCTTGCCTGGTGCCCCCTGCAGCCTCTGTGCTGTATCACCTCTTCATGTGCCACCAAGGAGGCAGTCCTGTGTACACCCGGCTCCTTGCCTTGGATATGTGTGGAGTCTGCCTTGTCAACACCCTTG gaGCCCTGCCCATCATCCACTGCACTCTGGCCTGCAGACCGTGGCTTCGCCCAGCTGCCCTGATGGGTTACACTGCACTGTCAGGTGTAGCCGGCTGGAGAGCTCTCACTGCCCCCTCCACCAGTGCCCGGCTTCGAGCCTTTGGTTGGCAAGCTGGGGCCCGCCTGCTGGTGTTTGGGGCCCGTGGAGTGGGGCTGGGCTCAGGGGCTCCAGGCTCTCTGCCCTGCTACCTGCGCATGGACGCACTGGCTCTGCTTGGAGGGCTGGTGAATGTGGCACGCCTGCCAGAGCGGTGGGGGCCTGGTCGCTTCGACTACTGGGGCAACTCCCACCAGATCATGCACTTGCTGAGTGTGGGCTCCATCCTCCAGCTCCATGCTGGGGTTGTGCCTGACCTGCTCTGGGCTGCACACCATGCCTGTCCCCCAGACTGA